One Methylosarcina fibrata AML-C10 DNA segment encodes these proteins:
- the mraZ gene encoding division/cell wall cluster transcriptional repressor MraZ encodes MFRGISSINLDDKGRLAIPTKYREELVECCDRQLIVTVAVDERCNGEPGCLWLYPLPEWEKVEKTIKALPTLNKMADKLRRFVIGNASECEMDNQGRLLLPERLRRYAKMDKKIFLVGQLSKFEIWNEDAWTAKENEWLNGDDDEGLEALGPITF; translated from the coding sequence TTGTTTAGGGGCATCAGTTCGATCAATCTGGATGACAAAGGACGTCTGGCAATTCCCACCAAGTATCGGGAAGAACTGGTGGAATGCTGTGACCGTCAATTGATCGTCACTGTCGCCGTCGACGAGCGTTGTAACGGTGAGCCCGGATGTTTGTGGCTTTATCCTCTTCCTGAGTGGGAGAAAGTCGAAAAAACCATCAAAGCATTGCCTACTTTGAATAAAATGGCGGACAAGCTTCGGCGTTTTGTTATCGGAAACGCTTCGGAATGCGAAATGGACAATCAGGGAAGATTATTGTTGCCCGAAAGACTTAGACGCTACGCCAAGATGGACAAGAAAATCTTTCTGGTCGGGCAGCTCAGTAAATTTGAGATCTGGAACGAAGACGCCTGGACAGCCAAGGAAAACGAATGGCTGAACGGCGATGACGACGAAGGTTTGGAAGCGCTCGGGCCGATTACCTTTTAG
- the rsmH gene encoding 16S rRNA (cytosine(1402)-N(4))-methyltransferase RsmH: protein MKHLPVMYAEALEQLAIKKEGIYVDCTFGRGGHSQGILSRLNDSGRLLAMDRDLVAIDSEAAQTLLKDKRFKLRHCCFSELESVVADEGWTGKVEGILLDLGVSSPQLDDPERGFSFLRDGPLDMRMARHVGLSAEQWLAQVTEKDLAKVLFEYGEERFARRIARAVIESRAKTPITTTRQLADLVENSLPFREKHKHPATRTFQAIRIEINRELDELKEALQQSVRVLKPGGRLVVISFHSLEDRMVKQFIRSESGAKFDPGKLPVKEADISKGMLKKIGKAIKAGDREIGQNPRARSAVMRVAERV, encoded by the coding sequence ATGAAACATTTGCCCGTCATGTATGCAGAAGCACTGGAGCAGCTCGCCATAAAAAAGGAAGGTATTTATGTCGACTGCACTTTTGGGCGCGGTGGCCACAGTCAGGGAATCTTGAGCCGGTTGAACGATTCCGGCCGATTGCTGGCCATGGACAGAGATCTTGTAGCGATCGATTCGGAAGCAGCGCAAACCTTATTGAAAGACAAACGGTTTAAGTTAAGGCACTGTTGTTTTTCGGAATTGGAAAGCGTGGTGGCCGATGAGGGATGGACGGGGAAAGTCGAGGGGATTTTATTGGATCTGGGGGTTTCCTCGCCTCAGCTTGACGACCCCGAGAGGGGGTTCAGTTTTTTGCGGGATGGACCGCTGGATATGCGAATGGCCCGGCATGTCGGGCTTTCCGCGGAGCAGTGGCTGGCTCAGGTAACGGAAAAGGATCTGGCAAAGGTCTTGTTCGAGTACGGTGAAGAGCGGTTTGCGCGGCGCATAGCCAGAGCTGTTATAGAAAGCAGAGCGAAAACTCCGATCACGACGACACGGCAGTTGGCCGATTTGGTCGAGAATTCGCTCCCTTTCAGGGAGAAACACAAACATCCGGCAACACGCACTTTTCAGGCCATACGCATCGAAATCAACAGGGAGCTGGACGAACTCAAGGAAGCACTGCAGCAATCCGTTCGTGTTTTAAAGCCGGGCGGCCGATTAGTGGTCATCTCTTTTCATTCTCTGGAAGACAGAATGGTCAAGCAGTTTATCAGGTCTGAATCGGGGGCTAAATTTGATCCGGGCAAGCTGCCGGTGAAAGAGGCCGACATAAGTAAAGGCATGCTGAAAAAAATCGGCAAGGCGATCAAGGCCGGTGATCGGGAAATCGGGCAGAATCCCAGGGCACGCAGCGCAGTGATGCGGGTGGCCGAGAGAGTTTAA